The following are encoded together in the Scytonema millei VB511283 genome:
- a CDS encoding glycosyltransferase family 4 protein — protein MNHILVISSVYPQNAEGNHGAFVREAILRCQSAETTFSVFAPAYEGSKSYMLDGVKVYRFRYCIKRFENLVRDGAPTKLQKQPLYLLAAALYILLGTIQLFLVCCKEKPALLHVHWAFPHGLMAFPASKILGIPMVFSFHGAELLLANKFRFVSSILHWLTPHAKSVTANSSFTLGLVRKIYAGAVTVIPYGLTIEAKPPKQRPAGAIPQLLFVGRLDERKGLRYLLEALTLILKQQPVCLRVVGKGILETEIKSQCHALGLDKVVDFLGFVSKEELADAYASCDIFVLPAIVDSKGDTEGLGIVMIEALAHEKPVIASAVGGIGDVIRSGVTGLLVPEKDPDALAAAILKVLADPNLAQQLGRQGLQDVQVRFGWSRIVPLWQEVFSSALDHTAPTLSQTVKL, from the coding sequence ATGAATCACATTCTCGTTATCAGTTCGGTATATCCTCAAAATGCAGAAGGCAATCACGGAGCCTTTGTGCGAGAAGCAATTTTACGCTGTCAATCTGCGGAAACCACATTCTCAGTTTTTGCCCCAGCCTATGAAGGTAGTAAAAGCTACATGCTAGATGGCGTGAAAGTTTATCGCTTTCGTTACTGTATCAAACGGTTTGAAAATCTCGTCCGCGATGGAGCGCCGACTAAGTTGCAAAAGCAGCCGCTTTATTTACTCGCTGCGGCTCTTTACATCCTTCTAGGGACGATTCAGTTATTTCTAGTATGTTGCAAAGAAAAACCCGCCCTACTTCACGTTCACTGGGCTTTTCCGCACGGATTGATGGCATTTCCCGCTAGTAAGATTTTGGGCATTCCAATGGTATTCAGTTTTCACGGAGCTGAACTTCTACTGGCAAACAAATTCCGCTTTGTCTCCTCAATTCTGCATTGGCTTACGCCTCATGCCAAAAGCGTCACTGCCAATTCTTCTTTCACGCTAGGATTGGTACGCAAAATTTATGCTGGTGCAGTCACCGTAATTCCTTACGGTTTAACAATTGAAGCAAAACCACCCAAACAACGCCCAGCAGGGGCAATTCCTCAATTACTTTTTGTCGGCAGACTGGACGAACGTAAAGGATTGCGATATCTGTTGGAAGCTTTGACACTGATTTTAAAACAACAGCCCGTGTGCTTAAGGGTGGTTGGTAAGGGAATCCTAGAAACAGAGATCAAATCTCAGTGTCATGCGTTGGGTTTAGATAAAGTGGTAGACTTCCTCGGATTTGTCAGTAAAGAAGAATTGGCAGATGCATATGCTTCCTGCGATATCTTTGTGCTGCCTGCCATTGTAGACAGCAAAGGCGATACCGAAGGTTTAGGAATCGTGATGATAGAAGCCTTAGCCCACGAAAAGCCTGTAATTGCTAGTGCAGTGGGTGGTATTGGCGATGTTATCCGTTCTGGAGTCACTGGTCTATTAGTACCAGAAAAAGACCCTGACGCATTGGCAGCAGCAATCTTGAAAGTGCTAGCTGACCCAAATCTGGCTCAACAGTTAGGACGGCAAGGCTTACAAGATGTTCAAGTCCGGTTTGGCTGGTCGCGGATCGTTCCTCTGTGGCAAGAGGTCTTTAGCTCCGCCTTGGATCATACCGCGCCGACGCTCTCTCAAACAGTAAAATTATGA
- a CDS encoding DUF11 domain-containing protein, with protein sequence MQPPNRFFNYWLRPIATALLAGAFLETLLTGLIQAGVAVQITNQATYSYEFVNDKSDNTQSIQTITNQISTSIGGLIDPLGRITGCAGETLPDYTGFSIGLYEPNPQDSTGTEIAEPAALTRTESPDISGNNIAKGLEPNTENSNPFFLTNGKEGTYNFLLDPQRGQLDRGKTYILLIRPPSKSIYDERRIKLVIGSRDDKVVAYTAISLDGKPISATDNRTSINGTIDIENAERIGLVLAVLDLNTSVCQAQEVQVVKTGDRATAEPGDTVIYRLSVKNLSSSPLKNVVVTDTLPLGFTFIPKSVRAELGKSPVAIASSHDGRTISLRAEGIELPSNATNEQVLSIAYAAVLTTDAVRGTGENLANVAGQRIDNNQTVKDGPAVHRLRINPGILSDCGTLIGRVFVDKNFDGEQQPGEPGVPNAVIFMDDGNRITTDLQGLFSVANVISGYRTGVLDFSSVPGYTLAPNRRFIERNSQSRLVHLEPGGMARMNFAVTPLEKEAKPK encoded by the coding sequence ATGCAACCTCCGAACCGATTTTTTAATTATTGGTTGCGACCAATAGCAACAGCTCTTTTAGCTGGGGCTTTCTTAGAAACTTTACTAACTGGTCTTATTCAAGCAGGGGTAGCAGTTCAAATTACTAATCAAGCAACTTATAGCTATGAGTTTGTTAACGATAAATCGGATAATACACAATCAATTCAAACTATAACTAATCAAATTTCTACCTCAATTGGAGGATTGATCGATCCTTTAGGAAGAATAACAGGTTGCGCAGGTGAAACTTTGCCTGACTATACAGGATTTAGTATTGGTTTATACGAACCAAATCCTCAAGATTCAACTGGCACAGAAATTGCCGAACCTGCGGCTTTAACTCGTACAGAATCCCCAGATATTTCTGGTAATAATATCGCTAAGGGATTAGAGCCAAATACAGAAAATAGCAATCCTTTTTTCCTCACTAATGGCAAAGAAGGAACTTATAATTTCCTCCTCGACCCTCAGCGGGGTCAGTTGGATCGCGGTAAAACTTATATCTTATTAATCCGTCCCCCCAGTAAATCAATTTATGACGAGCGCCGCATCAAGCTAGTCATTGGATCGCGGGACGATAAAGTTGTTGCTTATACCGCTATCTCTTTGGATGGCAAACCAATTAGTGCTACTGACAATCGCACGTCTATTAATGGAACGATTGATATTGAAAATGCCGAACGGATCGGATTAGTCTTAGCCGTTTTGGATTTGAATACAAGCGTCTGTCAGGCGCAAGAAGTACAAGTTGTCAAAACAGGCGATCGCGCTACAGCCGAGCCTGGAGATACAGTTATCTATCGTCTCTCAGTCAAAAATCTCAGCAGCAGCCCGCTGAAAAATGTTGTCGTCACCGATACCTTACCTCTAGGTTTTACCTTTATACCTAAATCCGTGCGGGCAGAGTTGGGCAAATCTCCAGTGGCGATCGCATCAAGTCACGATGGCAGAACGATCTCTTTACGTGCAGAGGGAATAGAACTACCAAGTAACGCTACCAACGAGCAAGTCCTGAGTATAGCTTATGCCGCAGTCCTCACGACTGATGCAGTTCGCGGTACGGGTGAAAACTTGGCAAACGTAGCCGGACAGCGCATTGATAACAACCAAACAGTAAAAGATGGTCCCGCCGTTCACAGATTACGGATTAACCCAGGCATTTTGTCAGATTGCGGCACGCTGATCGGGCGAGTATTTGTAGATAAAAACTTTGATGGCGAACAGCAACCAGGAGAACCAGGAGTTCCCAATGCGGTGATTTTCATGGATGACGGCAACCGTATTACTACCGATCTTCAAGGACTATTTTCTGTTGCCAATGTCATTTCTGGTTATCGCACGGGAGTTTTAGATTTCAGTAGCGTCCCTGGCTACACCTTAGCTCCCAACCGCCGTTTTATCGAACGCAACAGTCAATCCCGCTTAGTGCATTTAGAACCGGGTGGCATGGCACGGATGAATTTTGCTGTGACTCCACTCGAAAAGGAGGCAAAGCCTAAATGA
- a CDS encoding right-handed parallel beta-helix repeat-containing protein, whose amino-acid sequence MNKPVLLKKLAPISLTVVGVLLCYPLKANATPNLQIKPISWDIIGLDSNKPAIEGPNVFNIGARVCNLGTSAAKDLQAKINLGSGTGSAYISLLGLNTLNLNYLPAGGTGSTFHNIGNTGPTPAYCADFYFNVELQRILAAHGTYREYYIEATGKDLIGTQLATITTPQPRRLYVEQLIEQNRNKVLTFTGTTTVQSGDIVDYTVTGETAPGGYEQLVFATNFPNTVFQIIKVNTNYTTPSLATNNSIYGDACGWDSDPNSSFYRTCNNPSIPDGYTGGKVGDSFTAKYKVKIISTQSQTIGVSSLVYDKSGSSYHYNTTYKIPPDYDININVTPAVTADLSLTKTVNKLLPSVGENVTFTINVKNDGPDNATNVKVQDILPAGLTYVSSNAAVTFGATTPTYLSVSDYNGGFYTSSTGMWDIGTIPKGATATLQIVATVNTTNAITNTAEVNASDQTDPDSTPNNNIVTEDDRAAVTFNQRVSISGTVFEDVNYGGSAGRDYTTANNSATASGFATGVIRRPNARVELYNSAGNFLTSTLTDTNGAYTFTNQPGNATYTVRVVNGTVTSARSSSGGTLIPVQTYRSDASTGTVTAVADRVGGENPVLVDAGNGSTTLAALTTATTTAQSIAQINAGASNITGVDFGFNFDTIVSTRDSGQGSLRQFIINSNALQNTSLAQVGVLSGREESIFMLSDGAAHPGLRAGLSNQFSGGVATINLVTALPAIANAVGSTNANRTSIDTRTQTALTGDTNAPIFNNTTGPEIVLNVAAGPGLEVQASFTFIKNIGITGANGTSTAGVGVYFNGAGAVNSRLENSTIFSHDNSGVKFQSATNVHVNSNIIRNNGVTDPLADGVELIGASSNNVTENIIINNRGYGIDLHTTTNNNNNLSSNQIANNGTPDDTQDAGIGIRLGSNNLIGQNTIANNLGDGIVVASGTGNQITENSIYSNGELGIDLGGGSEGNGVTLNDNGDSDTGANGLFNFPVLESAQLSGGNLIVKGFARPGSKIEFFVKQPDPSGFGEGQEYLVTLIEDSADDTDATTGTYTSPFNGLNQGTDTTNRFEFSIPLSSLPNTVTTADKLTATATCLTSSNCSSAPNGSTSEFSGNITITGSPHLSLVKRITAIKGVPFSGFDGIATDPNNNGDLDEDVNWTLPLDDYLSGRIDGGFVQPGEEVEYTIYYLSTGSTTAQNVLFCDRVPANMSFVTTAFDSYPVQASGGLQAVARGILWQYNGMTESLTNVSDGDTAMYFPPGVEPSSVYPNINCQGSNTTGAIVVNLGNLPNVTAPGIPTNAYGFVRFRAKLN is encoded by the coding sequence ATGAATAAACCCGTACTGTTAAAAAAACTTGCTCCAATTAGCTTAACTGTTGTTGGAGTACTTTTATGTTATCCCCTGAAAGCAAATGCCACTCCCAACTTACAAATTAAGCCCATTTCCTGGGACATTATCGGTCTAGATAGTAATAAACCCGCTATTGAAGGACCAAATGTTTTTAATATTGGAGCGAGGGTCTGCAATCTCGGCACGTCTGCCGCTAAAGATTTACAAGCGAAGATTAATCTGGGTTCGGGAACGGGGAGTGCTTATATTTCACTTCTCGGTCTGAATACTCTGAATCTTAATTATTTACCTGCTGGAGGTACTGGCTCAACATTTCATAATATTGGCAATACTGGTCCAACTCCAGCTTACTGCGCGGATTTTTATTTCAACGTTGAGCTTCAGCGGATTCTAGCTGCTCACGGCACGTATAGAGAATACTATATTGAGGCGACTGGTAAAGATTTAATCGGGACTCAGCTAGCGACAATTACAACTCCTCAACCTCGCCGTCTGTACGTTGAACAATTAATCGAGCAGAATCGTAATAAGGTACTAACTTTCACAGGTACAACTACCGTACAATCGGGAGATATTGTAGATTATACGGTAACAGGTGAAACTGCACCTGGAGGCTACGAACAGTTAGTTTTTGCTACTAACTTTCCCAACACTGTTTTTCAAATTATCAAAGTTAATACTAATTACACAACACCTTCTCTTGCAACTAATAACTCTATTTATGGTGATGCTTGTGGTTGGGATTCAGATCCTAATTCTAGTTTTTACCGAACTTGCAATAATCCAAGTATTCCTGATGGTTATACAGGGGGAAAAGTTGGCGATAGCTTTACCGCAAAATACAAAGTAAAAATTATTAGTACTCAGAGTCAAACAATCGGTGTTTCCAGTTTAGTTTATGATAAATCTGGTAGCAGTTATCACTACAATACAACTTACAAAATCCCCCCCGACTATGATATTAATATTAATGTTACTCCTGCTGTTACGGCTGATTTAAGTTTAACTAAGACAGTCAATAAATTACTGCCTAGTGTAGGTGAGAATGTCACCTTTACCATTAACGTCAAAAACGATGGTCCTGACAACGCTACAAATGTCAAGGTTCAGGATATTTTACCTGCTGGACTAACCTACGTCTCCTCTAATGCTGCTGTCACCTTTGGCGCTACGACTCCTACCTATCTCAGCGTCAGCGATTACAACGGAGGTTTTTACACTTCTAGTACGGGGATGTGGGATATAGGTACAATTCCCAAAGGTGCTACGGCAACGCTTCAGATTGTAGCAACAGTCAATACTACTAATGCCATTACTAATACTGCTGAAGTCAACGCCAGCGACCAAACCGATCCAGATTCTACCCCCAATAACAATATCGTGACTGAAGACGATCGCGCCGCTGTAACTTTTAATCAAAGGGTATCCATTTCTGGTACGGTTTTTGAAGATGTCAACTATGGTGGTAGTGCAGGGCGAGACTATACCACTGCTAACAATTCAGCCACAGCCTCCGGCTTCGCTACAGGCGTAATTCGCCGCCCAAATGCGCGGGTTGAGTTATATAACTCGGCAGGCAATTTCTTGACTTCCACTCTCACCGATACTAACGGCGCTTACACCTTCACTAATCAACCGGGGAATGCAACTTACACGGTGCGCGTGGTTAACGGTACTGTAACCTCTGCCCGTTCTAGTTCGGGAGGTACGCTCATTCCGGTACAGACTTATCGTTCTGATGCCAGCACGGGAACTGTAACTGCGGTTGCGGATCGGGTGGGTGGAGAAAACCCAGTATTAGTTGATGCAGGTAATGGTAGTACGACCTTAGCCGCACTCACTACTGCTACAACCACTGCTCAATCGATCGCCCAAATTAATGCTGGTGCTAGTAATATTACAGGTGTAGACTTCGGCTTTAACTTTGACACCATAGTTAGTACGAGAGATTCCGGTCAGGGCAGCTTGCGCCAGTTCATTATTAACAGTAATGCTCTCCAAAATACGAGTCTGGCTCAAGTCGGAGTGCTTTCCGGTAGGGAAGAGAGTATCTTCATGCTTTCCGATGGTGCAGCTCATCCAGGCTTACGGGCGGGATTATCTAACCAATTTAGCGGTGGTGTAGCAACTATTAATCTAGTAACTGCTCTACCCGCGATCGCAAATGCAGTTGGCAGTACTAACGCTAACCGAACTAGTATTGATACCAGAACCCAAACTGCTCTGACTGGAGACACTAACGCACCTATATTTAACAACACGACTGGACCAGAAATTGTCCTCAACGTCGCTGCCGGTCCAGGGCTAGAAGTGCAAGCTAGCTTTACTTTTATCAAAAATATCGGTATTACTGGTGCCAACGGTACAAGTACGGCAGGTGTGGGAGTCTATTTCAATGGTGCGGGGGCAGTTAACTCACGGCTAGAAAATTCTACTATTTTTAGTCATGATAACTCAGGTGTAAAGTTTCAAAGTGCCACTAACGTTCACGTTAACTCGAACATCATTCGTAATAATGGCGTGACTGACCCTCTTGCTGATGGGGTCGAACTGATTGGCGCTAGTAGCAATAACGTCACTGAGAATATCATCATCAACAACCGAGGTTACGGGATCGATCTACATACTACTACCAACAACAACAACAACTTAAGTAGCAACCAGATCGCGAACAATGGCACGCCCGACGACACTCAGGATGCGGGAATTGGTATCCGCTTAGGTAGCAATAATCTGATCGGTCAAAATACGATCGCCAACAATCTCGGTGATGGTATTGTCGTTGCTTCGGGAACAGGCAACCAAATCACGGAAAACTCGATCTATAGTAACGGTGAACTTGGCATCGATTTGGGCGGTGGTAGCGAGGGTAATGGCGTGACGCTCAATGATAATGGTGATAGCGATACGGGTGCAAATGGTTTATTTAACTTTCCAGTTCTGGAGAGCGCTCAGCTTTCAGGTGGCAACTTAATAGTTAAAGGTTTTGCCCGCCCTGGCTCAAAAATTGAATTTTTTGTCAAACAACCCGATCCTTCAGGTTTTGGTGAAGGGCAAGAATATCTCGTGACGTTGATTGAAGATTCAGCAGACGATACCGATGCGACTACTGGCACTTATACTAGTCCGTTCAACGGTCTCAATCAAGGTACTGACACCACGAACCGTTTTGAATTTTCAATCCCGTTAAGCAGTCTACCTAACACAGTCACAACCGCTGACAAACTTACTGCAACTGCTACCTGTCTCACCAGCAGCAATTGCTCTAGCGCCCCAAATGGCAGCACTTCAGAATTCAGCGGTAATATTACCATTACTGGTAGCCCTCATCTATCGCTCGTCAAACGCATTACTGCTATCAAGGGCGTTCCTTTCTCCGGGTTTGATGGGATTGCTACCGATCCAAATAATAATGGCGATCTCGACGAGGACGTGAATTGGACTTTACCGCTTGATGACTACTTAAGCGGACGGATTGATGGCGGTTTTGTCCAACCAGGAGAAGAAGTCGAATACACGATTTACTATCTTTCTACTGGTTCGACTACAGCTCAAAATGTGTTGTTTTGCGATCGCGTTCCTGCGAATATGAGTTTTGTTACTACTGCGTTCGATAGCTATCCCGTGCAAGCATCTGGGGGGTTACAAGCAGTAGCGCGGGGGATTCTCTGGCAATATAACGGGATGACTGAATCGTTAACAAATGTCAGTGATGGAGATACGGCAATGTATTTTCCCCCAGGAGTTGAGCCGAGTAGTGTTTACCCTAATATTAATTGTCAGGGTAGCAATACCACGGGGGCGATCGTGGTTAATTTAGGCAATTTACCCAACGTGACTGCGCCTGGAATTCCT
- a CDS encoding DUF11 domain-containing protein, whose product MKHLSMFGLAIAVLLSAPLGDRIVSAQQQPKATVQNIQSQRPVQLNLMAEKKVMQKDAQGKPKVSWQAMRGKVTVFPGDVIRYTVRGANSGDRPVKNLVLTQPIPKQTTYILNSVTVNHPGVAVTYSIDNGKSFVAKPIVKVKLADGKVKTEAAPAELYTHIRWKFAQAVDSTKMLGAAYQVKVK is encoded by the coding sequence ATGAAACATTTGTCAATGTTTGGCTTAGCTATTGCCGTATTATTGTCTGCACCTTTAGGCGATCGCATCGTTAGCGCCCAACAACAGCCAAAAGCAACAGTTCAAAACATTCAATCTCAACGCCCTGTACAGTTAAATCTGATGGCAGAAAAGAAAGTCATGCAGAAAGATGCTCAGGGCAAGCCAAAAGTGTCTTGGCAAGCAATGCGGGGAAAAGTTACAGTTTTTCCAGGGGACGTGATTCGCTATACCGTGCGTGGTGCTAACAGTGGCGATCGCCCAGTCAAAAATCTCGTATTAACTCAACCGATTCCCAAACAGACGACGTATATTTTGAATTCTGTCACTGTCAATCATCCTGGGGTTGCGGTTACTTATAGCATCGATAATGGCAAAAGCTTCGTAGCAAAACCCATTGTAAAAGTCAAGTTGGCTGATGGTAAGGTTAAAACTGAGGCAGCACCAGCAGAACTCTACACTCACATTCGCTGGAAATTTGCCCAAGCGGTTGATTCTACCAAAATGCTTGGTGCGGCTTATCAAGTCAAGGTGAAATAA
- a CDS encoding glycosyltransferase family 2 protein — protein MLLAPPSLSHSVTIVIPCLNEEGNLEKLFHTLDRTFQNLGFTLPVLLIDDGSTDCTPQILTQLCCQYAYLKTIRHPQKRGVTGVWKTAITHVDTEWIFWGQADLESDFQTDLPLLLEACVPGVDGVAGWRQQRGDGKVMASKFANLACRMSFGLKIHDMNWIKLVRRDILTKVPFDVVTHRYLLAILAGWGYNITEVATPWHPRFSGQSKFGRGRLVTSAMNFSRTWWWFHVENRLLLPFQYIPAMFKAVDVGFRAGKEAFDMQVSRDRVASNS, from the coding sequence ATGTTACTCGCACCTCCATCCTTGAGTCACTCAGTCACGATCGTAATTCCTTGCTTGAATGAAGAAGGTAATTTGGAAAAACTTTTTCATACACTCGATCGCACTTTTCAAAATCTAGGCTTTACTCTACCAGTACTTTTAATTGATGACGGCAGCACAGACTGCACTCCGCAAATTCTGACACAGTTATGTTGCCAATATGCTTATTTAAAAACGATCCGGCATCCCCAAAAGCGGGGTGTTACCGGAGTATGGAAAACTGCGATCACCCACGTTGATACAGAATGGATATTCTGGGGACAAGCCGATCTAGAGTCCGATTTTCAAACTGACTTACCTTTATTATTAGAAGCTTGCGTACCAGGAGTTGATGGCGTTGCCGGATGGCGGCAGCAACGCGGCGACGGTAAAGTCATGGCTTCTAAATTTGCTAATCTTGCCTGTCGGATGTCCTTTGGTTTGAAAATTCATGACATGAATTGGATCAAACTCGTGCGCCGTGACATTCTCACCAAAGTTCCGTTTGATGTTGTTACCCACCGCTACCTTTTGGCAATCTTGGCAGGTTGGGGATATAACATTACAGAGGTTGCTACTCCTTGGCATCCACGCTTTTCTGGTCAGAGCAAATTTGGGCGCGGGCGGTTAGTGACATCTGCTATGAACTTTTCCCGCACTTGGTGGTGGTTCCATGTAGAAAATCGCTTGCTCTTACCATTCCAATACATTCCCGCCATGTTCAAAGCAGTTGACGTTGGGTTTCGTGCGGGTAAAGAAGCATTTGATATGCAAGTCAGCCGCGATCGTGTAGCGAGTAATTCTTAA
- a CDS encoding beta strand repeat-containing protein, whose protein sequence is MNTQTKRLYRQLLVATLLMGGTFNMTVPVLAQSVPTAPLTGAGTEIKNKATATYEDPSNPGTINATSNEVIITVAEVAGIAVTGATPVDRNGSSVSNGDILDFDFTITNVGNDTTAIYIPGKTILNTGGRIVGGQIGSTAGANSVYIVRINGNTLTTPVAVPDAGVQSDNATFIAAIQGAGYAAFDGSIDVNQEIVVRVPVTVTETVATNPISVQFGNTADPGTQNRQNIPYVVDATTDDDVRTADITSEPAPRNLGPANGEREAAAFQSIPLGTQVTTRALATVLKTRSLYTPNTSVLDDDQIRYRLDLRVEGSYPNNASIAVGNLEGTALANSIAGAGAPTGNVILVSDVIPANTVFDETFTPTAPSGGWVVVYSETDPTAPNATALNAQWSTTPRTAANAGLVKRIGIVRTGSMTAGSSTLTDTNGFQFQVKTATGFAGGQILNIAQSFGHTQGDSDLNRIIYDESGDQFPNNFEGTTTPYADGAGGFDPTNDDGIALATYGSDPSSQTTNNTQSNQGTGADGEVNLFSIDPPGSILTGPRGVPGATGPGGSTQTDYVNQAISPPVGKNPADTLTDAETGDLVFNSTVRNPNSLGLNNVVLKPIPAAQADYVADSTADNQQDPNTGYGTNTTLPDGTTVKIESGGQTAIYEWDSGTNTFTLQAGSSVVKLTTLNGQVSLDYTVTVNLGDGAAQNAAYPVAIVAFVDEGGNNEFDRSSSASTAESIFNMKIVRTYTGFVKLTKEARILDDAGNQITVDANNNPITDPEGFTTNPARPQPGWKIEYRISYENISTPASTGGSGSVQLSASNFRIFEDGTGDTTNPRNGTWAATTSHVLTKAVATQGTVSFYNTTIDTANPGSGVPEAEINSGYVNFIGSLAPNGTAGTPQGNFKFQRLVK, encoded by the coding sequence ATGAACACTCAAACCAAACGGCTTTATCGCCAACTGCTCGTAGCTACCTTGTTAATGGGTGGCACTTTTAATATGACTGTACCTGTTCTGGCACAGTCTGTGCCGACTGCACCACTCACGGGTGCGGGGACGGAGATCAAAAACAAAGCGACTGCTACATATGAAGACCCTAGTAATCCTGGTACAATCAATGCAACTTCTAACGAAGTCATCATCACGGTAGCAGAGGTTGCAGGTATTGCCGTTACTGGAGCGACACCTGTTGACAGGAACGGTAGCAGTGTTTCCAATGGAGATATTTTAGACTTCGACTTCACGATTACTAACGTCGGTAACGATACCACTGCTATCTACATTCCAGGTAAGACAATCCTGAATACAGGAGGTCGTATTGTCGGTGGTCAAATTGGTAGCACCGCTGGAGCCAATAGCGTTTATATCGTCAGAATTAACGGAAACACGCTGACAACTCCAGTTGCCGTTCCTGATGCTGGCGTTCAATCAGATAATGCTACATTTATCGCTGCCATCCAAGGCGCGGGTTATGCTGCTTTTGATGGCTCGATTGATGTCAACCAAGAGATAGTAGTACGAGTTCCTGTCACAGTGACAGAAACCGTGGCGACTAATCCAATTAGCGTGCAATTCGGTAATACCGCTGACCCTGGAACTCAGAATCGCCAGAACATTCCATATGTAGTGGATGCTACTACGGATGATGACGTTCGTACTGCTGATATTACATCCGAACCAGCTCCTAGAAATTTAGGTCCTGCGAATGGAGAACGAGAAGCAGCAGCATTCCAATCGATTCCTTTAGGAACGCAGGTCACTACCCGCGCTCTAGCAACCGTACTCAAGACTCGCTCTTTATATACTCCAAATACTTCAGTACTCGATGACGACCAGATTCGTTATCGCTTAGACCTGCGCGTTGAAGGTTCTTACCCTAATAATGCCTCTATTGCTGTCGGTAATTTGGAAGGAACCGCTCTAGCTAACTCCATTGCGGGTGCAGGCGCTCCTACTGGAAATGTCATCCTCGTTTCCGATGTTATTCCTGCAAATACAGTCTTTGATGAAACATTCACACCAACAGCGCCTTCAGGCGGTTGGGTTGTAGTGTACAGCGAAACCGATCCGACTGCGCCTAATGCTACCGCTCTCAATGCTCAATGGTCTACAACTCCGCGTACCGCAGCTAACGCAGGCTTAGTGAAGCGAATTGGGATTGTTCGTACTGGATCGATGACTGCTGGATCTTCTACACTTACCGATACAAATGGCTTCCAGTTCCAGGTGAAGACAGCTACTGGCTTCGCTGGTGGTCAAATCCTGAATATTGCTCAATCCTTCGGTCATACCCAAGGAGATAGCGATCTTAACCGGATTATCTATGATGAATCCGGCGACCAATTCCCCAATAACTTTGAGGGTACTACGACTCCTTACGCTGACGGTGCAGGTGGCTTCGATCCTACTAATGATGATGGTATAGCTCTTGCTACTTACGGCAGTGACCCCAGCAGCCAAACTACAAACAACACTCAGAGTAACCAGGGTACGGGTGCTGATGGTGAGGTTAACCTATTTTCTATTGACCCACCTGGAAGCATTTTGACTGGACCGAGAGGAGTTCCAGGGGCAACAGGTCCAGGAGGCTCTACCCAGACTGACTACGTGAACCAGGCAATTTCGCCGCCAGTGGGTAAAAATCCTGCCGATACACTTACTGATGCCGAGACTGGCGATCTGGTCTTCAACAGCACAGTAAGAAACCCCAACTCGCTTGGACTTAACAACGTAGTTCTGAAGCCAATTCCCGCCGCACAAGCAGATTACGTAGCAGATAGCACGGCTGATAACCAGCAAGACCCCAATACTGGTTACGGTACAAACACAACCTTACCAGATGGTACGACCGTCAAGATCGAGTCTGGTGGACAAACAGCCATATATGAATGGGATAGCGGAACTAATACCTTTACCCTTCAGGCTGGTTCTTCTGTAGTCAAACTCACTACGCTCAACGGTCAAGTCAGCCTTGACTACACGGTGACAGTGAATCTTGGTGATGGTGCTGCTCAAAACGCTGCCTACCCAGTGGCGATCGTGGCGTTTGTCGATGAAGGTGGTAACAATGAATTTGACCGGAGTTCATCTGCTTCCACAGCTGAAAGTATCTTCAACATGAAGATTGTCAGAACGTACACGGGCTTCGTGAAGCTGACAAAAGAAGCGCGGATTTTGGATGATGCTGGTAATCAGATTACTGTAGATGCAAATAACAATCCGATTACCGATCCAGAAGGATTTACGACGAATCCAGCAAGACCCCAACCAGGTTGGAAGATCGAGTATCGGATTTCTTACGAAAACATCTCAACTCCTGCTTCTACTGGTGGTAGCGGTAGCGTCCAATTGAGTGCTAGCAACTTCAGGATCTTTGAAGATGGTACTGGCGATACAACAAATCCCAGAAATGGTACCTGGGCTGCAACTACATCCCACGTTCTGACGAAGGCAGTTGCGACACAAGGAACTGTCAGCTTCTACAATACTACGATCGATACAGCCAATCCTGGTTCTGGCGTACCTGAAGCCGAGATCAATAGCGGCTATGTCAACTTTATTGGTAGTTTAGCTCCGAATGGTACGGCAGGAACACCACAAGGTAATTTCAAGTTCCAGCGGCTAGTGAAATAG